Below is a genomic region from Gammaproteobacteria bacterium.
CGGATTTCCTCTGCCCGTCGAACAATGGTCTTGATGTCGTTGTGCACGACAAAGACTTGGCCGCCTCGGCGAATTTCACGCTGTATGGCGTCTTTCACTAACAGCGAGTCATTCGGCCGGATGAAGGTTTTTACCGAAAGTCGATGCGCTGGCGGGGTGGCTATGATGGACAAGTCGCGCAACCCAGACAGGGCCAGGTTTAATGAGCGCGGAATCGGCGTTGCCGTCATGGCAAGGATGTCGACATTGGGTTGTTTGCGTTTGAGATGTTCTTTTTGGTGCACCCCGAAGCGGTGCTCTTCATCAATGATGACCAGCCCCAGACGCGCAAAATCAATGTCCTTTTGTACGAGTTTGTGGGTGCCGATGACAATGTCCACTTCGCCCGAGGCTAAGCCTTCCAACGTTTTTTGTTGCTGGCGGCTCGCCCGGAAACGAGACAGCAACTCAATGCGCACAGGCCAGTCTTTGAACCGTTCGATAAAGGTCTCATAGTGTTGTTGGGCAAGCAGTGTGGTGGGAACGAGAACCGCCACTTGTCGCCCTGCATTGGTCACCGCAAACGCTGCGCGCATGGCGACTTCGGTTTTACCAAAGCCAACATCGCCACACACGAGCCGATCCATTGGATACGGACGCGCCAAATCGTTGAGCACTTCGTCGATCGCTTTTTGCTGATCGGGCGTTTCTTCAAATGGAAAGCTCGCGGCGAAAAGCTGCAAGTCTTCACCATTGGGCTGGTGCGAAAACCCGGGTTGGGCGGCACGTTGTGCGTAGACGTCTAAAAGTTCCGCGGCGACGTCGCGAATCTTTTCGGCGGCTTTGGCGCGTGTCTTTGACCAGGAGTCATTGCCCAGTTTGCTCAAGGCAACAGCGCTTTCCTCAGTGGCGGAGAAGCGGCTGAGCAGGTGCAGGTTATGGACCGGTACGTACAGTTTGTCGTGTTCGGCAAATTCGAGGGTCAGAAACTCTTGGGTTTGACCATCGGCGGTGAGGGTGGTCAGCCCCAAATAGCGGGCGACGCCATGTTCATAATGCACCACAGGTGCTCCGGGCGTCAGTTCGGCCAAATCACGAATCAGTTTGTCCGGGTCGATGCCGCTGGGCTTTGTCTCCGATAGGCGAACCTTGTCGCCGTAAAAGGCATTTTCAGCCACCACTGCCCAGCCGTCCGGATGAATGAATCCCTGCGACATCGAACAGACGGTGAGGACAAGCGCGGCAGCATTCGCTGTGTTCAATACCTGCTGGACATTGGGCCAGTCGTCCAAACGCTGTATAGGCCGATCAATTTCACTCAACCAATCAGCGACTTGCTCGGCACGGCCAAGACTTTCTGTGCAGATGACCACCGGATGCTGGTGCTGTGTCAGCCAATCCTGCAATCGATGGGTGCGCTGGCGGGCGCGGTGATCGAGGGTGATGTCGGGCAGCGTGCGATAGCGCCGAATGACGGTATGCGCTTTGTCTGAAGTGCCGTGTTGCAATTGCCAGCGCGGTCGACGCTTGAGATCGGCGAAGTACTCATTGTCGCGCAAAAAAAGCATTTCCGGCGGCAAGGGTGGTCTGGCTTCGCTTTCTTTTCGCGCCGCGTAGCGCTGACGGATTTCTTCCCACAGTTGTGAAAACGCTTGATCGCAGTCGCCAACTTCGACCCAGACGCTGGCCTCAGGCAAATAGTCCACCAAGGTGCTGGTGTGTTCAAAGAACAACGGGAAGTAATATTCGATGCCTTGCGGTAGCTGGCCCTGACTGACTTGCTGATAAATTGACTCGGGATTTCGCGAGACAGGCAGAAGTGAACGCCAGCGCTGTCGAAATTGTGTCAGGGCGGTGTCATCCGTTGGAAACTCGTGTGCCGGCAACAGCTTTATTTCATCGATATGGGTCGTGGTGCGTTGCGTGTCAGGATCGAAGCGCCGAATGGTTTCCACTTCGTCGTCAAACAAATCAATTCGAATCGGCGCATCGTATCCGCTCGGGAAAAAATCGATAATGGCGCCGCGCTGGGCGAACTCGCCCGGTTGATAGACTTGACTGACCCGCTCGTAGCCTGCATAGACCAGTTGTTCGCAAAACGCTCCGGGCTCGATTGTTTGCCCGACTTTGAGATGGAACGTTCGACCCAAAATGTAAGATTTTGGCGGCAACCGTTGCATGAGCGTACTCACCGGTACCAAAAGCACGCCAGTGTTGAGTTGTGGCAAGCGGTAAAGCGTACCGATGCGTTCGGCGATGATGTCCGGATGCGGTGAAAAGGCATCGTACGGCAGTGTTTCCCAATCGGGAAGACGCAATACAGTGTGTTCTGGCAGCCAGAATTTCAGTGACTCCGAGGCCTGTTCAACTGAGGTGTTGTCCGGCAAGATCACGCAGTGAAAGGTGTTAGATTGGCGAACTAACTCGGCCAGTTCATACAGCCAAGCATCACCAACCAAACCGGCAATACGTTTGACTTGCCCGGCCTTGGGCGCTTGCACAGTTGATGTCACAGTAATGGTTACGGGCGGGTTTTTTGGGTGGCGCGATTATAACGCACCACCGGCGAAGGTTCACTTGCGATTTGGGACAGCGTGTATCACGCGGTTGTATTCGAAATAGACATTAAAGTCTGGATAATCCCATCGAGTGATGGGCGGATCGCCAACCGGCGCATGCTTTTTCTTGGGTTCGCCATATTTTTTCAAAACCGCTTCCATGGTCATGCCATTATGGGGGCGATCAATTTTCGCTTCGGCCAGTTCCTTTACCAACGTCAGTGAATCTTGACGAGGTGTCTCGGTCGCCGCAAAAGACAGCATGGCGCAGAGTGGTAAAAATATGATGATGCCGATGGTTTTCATGTCGATGCTCCTATCTCGCCAGATTCTTTCTTGTTCCTTAATAGTTCGGCTTCTCTGGTCAGTACGTGGCGAATAATGGCGTCACGGTCAGCTTCACTGATGACTGTAAACGTTACCGCTATTTCGAAGCCATCGTCAACCTTACGAGTGTCGACCACTTCACCAAAACACAAAATTGTACTACCGCTGTCTGGCAGCATGAGCTCGACTCGGACGACTTGTCCTTTTTCGAACGCTTTGTCCGTGGTAAAACGCAATCCGTTGCCGCTAATAGACACGAGTTTTTGTTCAACTGGATCGGACAACGCCTGTAGGGCGATAAACCGGGTCAGTAGCTGGATGCGTTTGTCAATGTTGCGGCAAAACTCAGCAACAGTGGGATCAGTGCGGTCGAGTTGGCGCACCAGGCGCTCGGCCTCCATGGCAATTTGGTTGACGTCATTGACCAGGGCAAACGCCTTTGGGCGCTCTTGCTCGAGCATCTCCAGACTCACATGCTTGTTTCCTTCGACAGGTTCAACATGAACAGCCACTTGACTGGCAATGCGAAAATATTGTCGACGTTCTTGTTGCATGACATCGGTGCAAGTGAATGGCTAATGCTAATAGATTAGCACGGAAATCCAGGGACAGGTCTTTGTTGTGATGCCATCCACTGGTACCATGTCGCGCAGACAATGCATTGTGGGACAAGGCATGTTCAAACCGCTCGCTGTGTATATTGGGTTGCGATACACCCGCGCCAAACGAAAAAACCACTTTATTTCTTTTATTTCGTTCGTTTCCATGGGCGGAATTGCGCTGGGGGTTATGGTGTTGATCACTGTGATGTCGGTCATGAACGGTTTTGAGCGTGAGCTCAAAGACCGAATTTTGGGGATGACGCCGCATGTGATGATTGGTGAGCGCCGCGGCGTGATGACCGATTGGCAAAGTGTGGCGTCGTTGGTGGCGCAATCGCCGCAAGTGGTGGCGACCGCACCCTACATTCAGACACAGGGGGTTTTACGTGCTGGCGGGGACAATGTGTTTGTCTTCGTACAGGGGGTGTTACCGGAACGAGAAGCGCAGGTCAGCATCGTTGGGAAGCATATGTTAGAAGGGAAGCTGTCCGATCTTCACGCTGGAGGCTGGCAAATTATTCTTGGTCGTGATTTGGCGCGCCGGCTTGGTGTGTATGTTGGCGATAAAGTCACGCTGCTCGTTGTGGAAGGCACCACCGTCTCGCCGACGGGCATCATTCCTCGTTTTCGCAAGTTTACTGTGGCGGGCATTTTCGAGGTCAGGGCGGAAATGGATGCTAGCTTGGCCATCATTCACATTGCCGATGGACAGAAGCTATTGCGCACTGGCGACGGCGTGCATGGCGTTCGCCTTAAGTTGGCGGATGTGATGCAGGCATCAAGGGTATCGAAAAGTTTGCGACAGATCCTTGGCTTTCGCTATTACGTGAGTGACTGGACCTATACTCAGGGCTCGCTGTTTCGCGCCGTCAAAATGGAAAAGAACATGATGTTCCTATTGCTCGCTTTTATCATTGCTGTCGCCGCTTTTAATATTGTCTCAACCATGGTGATGGTGGTGACCGACAAGCAGGCCGATATCGCCATTTTGAAAACATTTGGCGCGACACCTAGTTTGATATTGCGCGTTTTTGCTTTTCAGGGCGCGTTTAACGGAATTATCGGCACCGTGCTTGGGGTGGTTGGCGGGGTCGTGTTGTCATTGAATCTGCCGGATTTTGCCGCGTGGCTTGAGCATGCTTTTGGCATTACCTTGTTGCCCGGTGATGTGTATTTCATTAATTTCCTGCCGTCTGAGCTGCAATGGTCAGATGTCGGGCGTGTGGCTGGTGCGGCGTTATTAATGGCCTTTTTGGCAACCATTTACCCTGCTTGGCGAGCATCACGAACCAAACCGGTAGAGGCTTTACGTTATGAGTGACACCCGACCCGTGCTGCGCACACGTCATCTGTGCCGTCAATATGTCGATGGTGATAAGACGATCGACGTACTCAATGGCGTGGACTTGTCGTTGGCCGCCGGTGATATGGTAGCCATTGTCGGCCAATCCGGTTGTGGAAAAAGCACGCTCTTGCAATTGTTGGGCGGGCTTGACCGGCCCACAAGTGGCGAAATTTGGTGGGACGATACGCCAATTCAGAACATGAGCGAAAAAGCGTTGGCACGATATCGCAATCGGCACTTAGGGTTTGTTTATCAATTCCATCATTTGCTCCCTGAGTTTGATGCGGTTGAAAACGTCGCAATGCCGTTGCTGCTGGGAGGCGCTTCGC
It encodes:
- a CDS encoding transcription-repair coupling factor yields the protein MTVTSTVQAPKAGQVKRIAGLVGDAWLYELAELVRQSNTFHCVILPDNTSVEQASESLKFWLPEHTVLRLPDWETLPYDAFSPHPDIIAERIGTLYRLPQLNTGVLLVPVSTLMQRLPPKSYILGRTFHLKVGQTIEPGAFCEQLVYAGYERVSQVYQPGEFAQRGAIIDFFPSGYDAPIRIDLFDDEVETIRRFDPDTQRTTTHIDEIKLLPAHEFPTDDTALTQFRQRWRSLLPVSRNPESIYQQVSQGQLPQGIEYYFPLFFEHTSTLVDYLPEASVWVEVGDCDQAFSQLWEEIRQRYAARKESEARPPLPPEMLFLRDNEYFADLKRRPRWQLQHGTSDKAHTVIRRYRTLPDITLDHRARQRTHRLQDWLTQHQHPVVICTESLGRAEQVADWLSEIDRPIQRLDDWPNVQQVLNTANAAALVLTVCSMSQGFIHPDGWAVVAENAFYGDKVRLSETKPSGIDPDKLIRDLAELTPGAPVVHYEHGVARYLGLTTLTADGQTQEFLTLEFAEHDKLYVPVHNLHLLSRFSATEESAVALSKLGNDSWSKTRAKAAEKIRDVAAELLDVYAQRAAQPGFSHQPNGEDLQLFAASFPFEETPDQQKAIDEVLNDLARPYPMDRLVCGDVGFGKTEVAMRAAFAVTNAGRQVAVLVPTTLLAQQHYETFIERFKDWPVRIELLSRFRASRQQQKTLEGLASGEVDIVIGTHKLVQKDIDFARLGLVIIDEEHRFGVHQKEHLKRKQPNVDILAMTATPIPRSLNLALSGLRDLSIIATPPAHRLSVKTFIRPNDSLLVKDAIQREIRRGGQVFVVHNDIKTIVRRAEEIRNMLPGLRVAVAHGQMRELELERIMQDFYHHRYQVLVCTTIIETGIDIPTANTLIVDRADHFGLAQLHQLRGRVGRSHHQAYAYLLIPESKQLMTKDAQRRLEAIEKMDQLGSGFLLAQQDLEIRGAGEILGEEQSGQIERIGYSLYMDMLDRAVKALKSGEQPSLDVVIRAHAEVDLQVSAILPEDYVPDVSERLTLYKRIASTKNEHELDALKVELIDRFGLLPEPTKMLFRVTRLRQRAEALGIRQLSLGREGGKILFSEQPKFDPYVLIQMMQARPDRYRMRGSHHLQIVGQFETSDKRIHFAERLINRLEEGTGKD
- a CDS encoding PilZ domain-containing protein codes for the protein MQQERRQYFRIASQVAVHVEPVEGNKHVSLEMLEQERPKAFALVNDVNQIAMEAERLVRQLDRTDPTVAEFCRNIDKRIQLLTRFIALQALSDPVEQKLVSISGNGLRFTTDKAFEKGQVVRVELMLPDSGSTILCFGEVVDTRKVDDGFEIAVTFTVISEADRDAIIRHVLTREAELLRNKKESGEIGAST
- a CDS encoding lipoprotein-releasing ABC transporter permease subunit encodes the protein MFKPLAVYIGLRYTRAKRKNHFISFISFVSMGGIALGVMVLITVMSVMNGFERELKDRILGMTPHVMIGERRGVMTDWQSVASLVAQSPQVVATAPYIQTQGVLRAGGDNVFVFVQGVLPEREAQVSIVGKHMLEGKLSDLHAGGWQIILGRDLARRLGVYVGDKVTLLVVEGTTVSPTGIIPRFRKFTVAGIFEVRAEMDASLAIIHIADGQKLLRTGDGVHGVRLKLADVMQASRVSKSLRQILGFRYYVSDWTYTQGSLFRAVKMEKNMMFLLLAFIIAVAAFNIVSTMVMVVTDKQADIAILKTFGATPSLILRVFAFQGAFNGIIGTVLGVVGGVVLSLNLPDFAAWLEHAFGITLLPGDVYFINFLPSELQWSDVGRVAGAALLMAFLATIYPAWRASRTKPVEALRYE
- a CDS encoding ABC transporter ATP-binding protein, with the translated sequence MSDTRPVLRTRHLCRQYVDGDKTIDVLNGVDLSLAAGDMVAIVGQSGCGKSTLLQLLGGLDRPTSGEIWWDDTPIQNMSEKALARYRNRHLGFVYQFHHLLPEFDAVENVAMPLLLGGASPKEAERQAKTLLESVGLAERYRHRPGELSGGERQRVAFARALACSPKVVLADEPTGNLDEHTAEEVFALMVSLNKAMGTAFLVVTHSSQIASQMDKIWTLKDGQLTDY